In the Solibacillus sp. FSL K6-1523 genome, one interval contains:
- the ftsH gene encoding ATP-dependent zinc metalloprotease FtsH, giving the protein MNRIFRYTIFYLLIFLVIIGIFGTFNGGKKTTEEMNFYEFFEALDSKKVESITVQPDNKVYKVVGQLKGAEEGETFTVNILENDTESIKSIMQIEKDYPDVIVKEAPQTSGFVTFITSMIPFVIIIILFFFLLSQSQGGGNKVMNFGKSKAKLYDDQKKKVRFTDVAGADEEKAELVEVVDFLKDHRKFTEIGARIPKGILLVGPPGTGKTLLARAVAGEAGVPFFSISGSDFVEMFVGVGASRVRDLFENAKKNAPCIIFIDEIDAVGRQRGAGLGGGHDEREQTLNQLLVEMDGFGANEGIIIIAATNRPDILDKALLRPGRFDRQITVGHPDVKGREAILKVHARNKPLADTVDLAAVAQRTPGFSGADLENLLNEGALVAARKNKKTINMADIDEASDRVIAGPAKASRVYSAKEKKLVAFHEAGHVVVGLELDEADTVHKVTIVPRGQAGGYAIMLPKEERFFTTKQELLDRIAGLLGGRVAEEIVLGEVSTGAHNDFQKVTSIARAMVTEYGMSDHLGAVQYGSSQGGNPFLGRDFGSDQNYSDSIAYEIDKEIQNIVDNQYARTKRILTEKRELLDLIANTLMTKETLNAQEIEHLRDNGTLPPEEVTAEEESTSQVIKVETMPTLEKAGSATINEEVVGQETNPTVADLTKDAPAERPQGIDEDRK; this is encoded by the coding sequence ATGAATCGAATATTTCGATACACCATATTTTATTTACTAATATTTCTCGTGATTATCGGGATTTTTGGCACATTTAATGGTGGTAAAAAGACAACTGAAGAAATGAATTTTTACGAATTTTTCGAGGCTTTAGATAGCAAAAAGGTTGAATCGATAACAGTTCAACCGGACAATAAAGTGTATAAGGTAGTTGGACAGTTAAAAGGTGCTGAAGAGGGTGAAACTTTCACAGTTAACATCCTTGAAAATGACACAGAGTCAATTAAGAGCATCATGCAAATTGAGAAAGATTACCCAGATGTAATTGTTAAAGAAGCGCCACAAACAAGCGGCTTCGTAACATTTATTACGAGCATGATTCCGTTTGTCATCATTATTATTTTATTCTTCTTCCTATTGAGCCAATCTCAAGGTGGCGGTAATAAAGTAATGAACTTCGGTAAATCAAAAGCTAAACTTTATGATGACCAGAAGAAAAAAGTGCGTTTTACTGATGTAGCAGGTGCTGATGAAGAAAAAGCAGAGCTAGTTGAAGTAGTAGATTTCTTAAAAGATCACCGTAAGTTCACCGAAATTGGTGCGCGAATTCCTAAAGGTATCCTACTTGTAGGTCCTCCAGGTACGGGTAAAACATTACTTGCACGTGCAGTAGCTGGTGAAGCAGGCGTTCCATTCTTCTCGATTTCAGGTTCTGACTTCGTTGAAATGTTCGTCGGTGTCGGTGCATCTCGTGTACGTGACTTATTCGAAAATGCGAAGAAAAATGCCCCATGTATCATTTTCATTGATGAGATTGATGCAGTTGGTCGTCAACGTGGTGCTGGTCTTGGTGGTGGTCACGATGAGCGTGAACAAACATTAAACCAATTACTAGTTGAGATGGATGGCTTCGGTGCGAACGAAGGGATTATTATTATCGCTGCGACAAACCGTCCAGACATCCTAGATAAAGCATTATTACGTCCAGGTCGTTTTGACCGCCAAATTACAGTAGGGCACCCAGATGTAAAAGGTCGTGAAGCAATCCTTAAAGTTCACGCACGTAACAAACCACTTGCAGATACGGTTGACCTTGCTGCAGTAGCACAGCGTACACCAGGATTCTCAGGTGCGGATTTAGAAAACTTATTAAACGAAGGTGCACTTGTTGCAGCTCGTAAAAATAAGAAAACAATTAATATGGCCGATATTGATGAAGCATCAGACCGCGTCATTGCCGGTCCTGCGAAAGCAAGCCGTGTTTACTCTGCCAAAGAGAAAAAACTGGTGGCGTTCCACGAAGCAGGTCACGTTGTTGTTGGTTTAGAATTAGACGAAGCAGATACAGTTCATAAAGTAACAATCGTACCTCGTGGTCAAGCAGGTGGTTATGCGATTATGTTACCGAAGGAAGAGCGTTTCTTCACGACGAAGCAAGAATTACTTGATCGTATTGCGGGTCTACTTGGTGGACGCGTAGCAGAAGAAATCGTACTTGGCGAAGTTTCAACAGGTGCGCATAACGACTTCCAAAAAGTAACGAGCATTGCACGCGCGATGGTTACTGAGTATGGAATGAGTGATCATCTTGGTGCAGTTCAATATGGTTCAAGCCAAGGTGGTAATCCGTTTTTAGGTCGTGACTTCGGTTCAGACCAAAACTATTCTGATTCGATTGCTTATGAAATTGATAAAGAAATTCAAAATATCGTGGATAATCAATATGCACGTACGAAACGAATCTTAACAGAAAAGCGTGAATTGCTAGACTTAATTGCTAACACGTTAATGACAAAAGAAACGTTGAATGCGCAAGAAATTGAACATTTACGTGATAACGGTACACTTCCACCAGAAGAAGTTACTGCAGAAGAAGAATCGACATCTCAAGTAATAAAAGTAGAGACAATGCCAACATTAGAAAAGGCGGGTTCAGCTACGATTAATGAAGAGGTTGTCGGTCAAGAAACAAATCCAACAGTTGCAGATTTAACGAAAGATGCCCCGGCAGAACGCCCACAAGGCATTGATGAAGATCGTAAATAA
- the hpt gene encoding hypoxanthine phosphoribosyltransferase codes for MIQNDIEKVVITEEQIQERIKELGAQLTEEYTNKFPLAVGVLKGAMPFMTDLMKRFDSYVELDFMDVTSYGNATVSSGEVKIVKDLNTSVEGRDVLIIEDIIDSGLTLSYLVDLFKYRKAKSIKIITLLDKPSGRKVPLYADVVGFEVPDGFVVGYGLDYAEKYRNLPYIGLLKREVYSF; via the coding sequence ATGATTCAAAATGATATTGAAAAAGTTGTAATTACAGAGGAACAAATTCAAGAGCGTATTAAAGAACTGGGTGCGCAACTAACAGAAGAATACACAAATAAATTTCCACTTGCCGTTGGTGTTTTAAAAGGAGCTATGCCTTTTATGACCGATTTAATGAAACGTTTTGATTCTTATGTAGAATTAGATTTCATGGATGTAACAAGCTATGGAAATGCAACGGTATCTTCTGGTGAAGTAAAAATCGTGAAGGATTTAAATACGAGTGTAGAAGGTCGCGATGTCCTAATTATTGAAGACATTATCGACAGCGGTTTAACTTTAAGCTATTTAGTGGATTTATTTAAATATCGTAAAGCAAAATCAATTAAAATTATTACATTACTGGATAAGCCTTCGGGTCGTAAAGTACCTTTGTATGCCGATGTTGTTGGGTTTGAAGTCCCAGATGGTTTTGTCGTTGGATATGGTTTAGATTACGCGGAGAAATACCGTAACTTACCGTATATTGGTCTTTTAAAGCGTGAAGTATACTCGTTCTAA